One Setaria italica strain Yugu1 chromosome I, Setaria_italica_v2.0, whole genome shotgun sequence DNA window includes the following coding sequences:
- the LOC105914128 gene encoding prostatic spermine-binding protein-like yields MSTPPDSPIDPSGLWPSKLPQVFSDDDEEDSVTVSSDGEHGSSAQEFYGVKSDEDISEGVDNDTNDGNDDSDDGKNGDNDSSDDGEDDYNEDGEDSDNNASGPPSNTVVWMT; encoded by the coding sequence ATGTCAACCCCACCAGATTCCCCGATTGATCCTTCAGGGCTATGGCCATCCAAGCTTCCGCAGGTTTTCtcagatgatgatgaggaggattCTGTCACAGTATCATCTGATGGTGAGCATGGGTCCTCAGCCCAAGAATTCTATGGCGTCAAAAGTGATGAAGACATAAGCGAAGGTGTCGACAATGACACCAACGACGGCAACGACGATAGCGACGATGGCAAAAATGGTGACAACGACAGCAGCGATGATGGCGAAGATGATTATAACGAGGATGGTGAAGACAGCGACAACAATGCCAGCGGACCACCTAGCAACACTGTTGTGTGGATGACTTGA